From Oligoflexia bacterium, the proteins below share one genomic window:
- a CDS encoding Crp/Fnr family transcriptional regulator — protein sequence METIKPYKACHVHDKESCLTCPSRINGIFSDLAEKHLQQLDLHKSNHHYKKGQTIFYEESDCPGVFCLVSGQVKLVKNGAEGKETLYKIISPGEAIGVYDIISKQSSNVTAVAMQDTEVCFVDKKFIIGLIKNDSDLALKVIQKMTQDLHDFENRLNDIQNKDVQQRIAKLLFVLSSTHGTETEQGLFLDIKLTRSDMAAMVSTTPESVMRTLSEFKNFGHIDLISKKIYLKKIEEIRQIAEV from the coding sequence ATGGAAACCATTAAGCCATATAAAGCATGCCATGTTCATGATAAGGAAAGTTGTTTAACCTGCCCATCTAGAATTAACGGCATTTTTTCTGATTTAGCTGAAAAACATCTTCAACAACTGGATTTACATAAGAGTAATCATCATTATAAAAAAGGACAGACCATTTTTTATGAAGAAAGTGATTGTCCCGGCGTTTTTTGTCTTGTTTCTGGGCAAGTAAAGTTGGTTAAAAATGGCGCAGAAGGTAAAGAAACCCTGTATAAAATCATAAGTCCAGGAGAAGCTATTGGGGTGTATGATATTATTTCAAAGCAAAGCAGTAACGTTACAGCCGTTGCCATGCAAGATACAGAAGTTTGTTTTGTCGATAAAAAATTTATTATAGGTTTAATTAAAAATGATAGTGATCTTGCTTTGAAAGTTATTCAAAAAATGACACAAGATCTACATGACTTTGAAAATAGACTTAACGATATTCAAAATAAAGATGTACAACAGAGAATAGCAAAACTATTATTTGTATTAAGTTCAACACACGGCACTGAGACTGAACAAGGTCTTTTTTTAGATATCAAACTAACGCGTTCAGATATGGCTGCCATGGTTTCCACAACACCTGAGTCAGTTATGCGTACACTTTCAGAGTTTAAGAATTTCGGCCACATTGATCTGATTTCAAAAAAGATATATCTAAAAAAAATAGAAGAAATAAGACAGATTGCAGAAGTTTAA
- a CDS encoding sulfite exporter TauE/SafE family protein, with protein sequence MEHGAHHITELTTYSSFFVLGFLTSFHCIGMCGPIAMLFISDNDSAVKESLKYNFSRLISYIVVGTALYFIGTRFLTPQVKKISALFLIIVILSNSLFRLFSAPLFIKKLFIQLQSSAIKVFPKKHKSVGVGLFSGIFPCGMLYAAYIAALTTPNIKTALISLIIFALGTMPMLFGVNVLGVKLFKSLSKKNQQYVYHTLATVSLLFIFMMNFMYSHSSSHMH encoded by the coding sequence ATGGAACACGGAGCACACCATATAACTGAATTAACCACTTACTCTTCTTTTTTTGTATTGGGTTTCTTAACCAGTTTTCATTGCATTGGCATGTGCGGCCCCATAGCCATGCTGTTCATCTCTGACAATGACTCAGCTGTAAAAGAAAGTTTGAAGTATAATTTTTCGCGTTTGATTTCCTATATTGTTGTTGGAACCGCACTTTACTTTATTGGCACTCGTTTTTTAACGCCTCAGGTTAAAAAAATTAGTGCTCTTTTTCTGATCATTGTCATATTAAGCAATAGCCTTTTTAGGCTTTTTTCTGCCCCTTTATTTATTAAAAAACTGTTCATCCAGTTACAAAGCTCGGCCATAAAAGTGTTCCCTAAAAAGCACAAAAGTGTTGGTGTTGGTCTTTTTTCAGGTATTTTTCCCTGTGGCATGCTCTATGCTGCTTATATTGCTGCTTTAACCACACCCAACATTAAAACAGCCCTTATCAGCCTTATTATTTTTGCTCTTGGAACCATGCCCATGCTATTTGGAGTTAATGTTTTAGGGGTAAAACTTTTTAAATCATTGTCTAAAAAAAATCAGCAGTATGTTTACCATACTTTGGCTACCGTATCATTACTGTTCATTTTTATGATGAATTTTATGTATTCGCATAGCAGTAGCCATATGCATTAA